A window from Candidatus Nitrospira neomarina encodes these proteins:
- a CDS encoding TIGR00282 family metallophosphoesterase gives MNVLFIGDIMGEPGRRVILKHLSKVIQEHQIDLVIGNGENAAGGFGITQEVAEDLFDLGLSVITLGNHAWDKREALEYLQKEQRVIRPANYPDGVPGKGTCVVETIHGERLGILQLMGRVFMPMVDCPFRVAERELAQLTTQTHCILVDMHAETTSEKMAMGYFLDGKVSAVLGTHTHVQTADEQILPQGTGYLTDVGMTGPVQSVIGMKPNLVIQKFLTQLPKRFEVATGPSVLSAAVLNLNYSTGKTTHITRLRVFE, from the coding sequence ATGAACGTACTGTTTATCGGAGATATCATGGGAGAGCCTGGCCGTCGGGTAATCTTAAAACATCTGTCAAAGGTCATTCAGGAGCATCAGATTGATCTGGTTATTGGCAATGGGGAGAATGCGGCAGGTGGGTTTGGCATCACCCAGGAAGTGGCTGAAGACTTGTTTGATTTGGGTCTTTCAGTCATTACACTGGGCAATCATGCCTGGGATAAGCGTGAAGCGTTAGAATATCTGCAAAAAGAGCAGCGCGTGATCCGTCCCGCGAATTATCCTGATGGAGTTCCAGGAAAAGGTACGTGTGTTGTAGAAACCATTCATGGGGAGCGTCTAGGGATTTTACAACTTATGGGGCGAGTGTTTATGCCAATGGTGGACTGCCCTTTTCGAGTTGCGGAACGCGAATTGGCTCAATTAACGACACAGACTCACTGTATTCTCGTGGACATGCATGCCGAAACCACCTCAGAAAAAATGGCAATGGGGTATTTTTTAGACGGGAAGGTATCTGCGGTCCTTGGAACGCACACGCATGTTCAAACTGCTGATGAACAAATCTTACCTCAGGGAACGGGATATTTAACCGATGTCGGAATGACCGGCCCTGTTCAATCCGTCATCGGGATGAAACCAAACTTGGTGATTCAGAAATTTTTGACCCAACTTCCGAAAAGATTCGAAGTGGCGACCGGACCTTCTGTTTTAAGTGCCGCAGTGTTAAATCTTAATTACTCAACCGGAAAAACCACTCACATCACGCGCCTTCGTGTGTTTGAGTAA
- the rny gene encoding ribonuclease Y, whose amino-acid sequence MDTVIPILAVVIGLFLGFVLSKVYQQQRDLKRRSAAEEQAQQLTQHAQREAENLVKEAKIEVKDLLFQAKSELETKEKEKRNEIQAADRKIIQREEALERKITQFEKRDEEMRRKERSLKEKEEALVNKAAACDQAIKEHRLALEQVAGITAEEAKRQLLGEIESEARMDAALLTKRILDEAKETAEREAREIVTRSIQRITRDYVNEATISVVPLANDSMKGRIIGREGRNIRALEAATGVDLIIDETPEAVIVSGFDPLRREVAKIALERLMQDGRIHPTRIEEVVEKVKGDLDKLMRDDAEKVIFEVGLSDFHPEIVKLLGRLKYRTSYGQNNLYHAREASYICGIMASELGLDVKLAKRGALLHDIGKVVSHEEEGTHAMLGAELAKKYGESELIVNAIAAHHEQVEPLCPESVLVAAAEALSAARPGARRETLEAYVKRLEKLESLATGFTGVDKAYAIQAGREIRVIIRQGELNDSESFALSRDLAKKIEQELTYPGQIKVTVIRENRFIEFAK is encoded by the coding sequence ATGGACACGGTAATTCCCATACTGGCAGTGGTTATCGGGCTTTTTCTTGGATTTGTGTTATCGAAGGTGTATCAGCAACAGAGAGACTTGAAGCGTCGGTCAGCAGCTGAAGAGCAAGCTCAACAGCTCACCCAACATGCTCAACGAGAGGCCGAAAATCTGGTCAAAGAAGCAAAAATCGAAGTAAAAGATCTGCTGTTTCAAGCCAAGTCTGAACTTGAAACAAAAGAAAAGGAAAAGAGGAATGAGATTCAAGCCGCGGATCGAAAAATCATCCAGCGGGAAGAGGCCCTCGAGCGTAAGATCACCCAATTTGAAAAACGTGATGAGGAGATGCGACGAAAAGAGCGTTCCCTTAAGGAGAAGGAAGAAGCTCTGGTCAATAAAGCTGCTGCGTGCGACCAAGCCATTAAGGAGCACCGGCTTGCCCTGGAGCAGGTGGCAGGAATTACGGCCGAGGAAGCCAAGCGCCAGTTGTTGGGTGAAATTGAAAGTGAAGCACGAATGGATGCGGCGTTGTTAACTAAAAGAATTTTGGATGAAGCTAAAGAAACCGCTGAACGAGAGGCCAGAGAAATTGTAACCCGGTCGATACAGCGGATCACAAGAGATTACGTCAACGAGGCCACGATTTCAGTGGTTCCTCTCGCAAATGATAGTATGAAGGGAAGGATTATCGGTCGCGAGGGAAGAAATATTCGGGCTTTGGAGGCGGCAACCGGCGTTGATCTTATTATTGACGAAACCCCGGAGGCAGTGATCGTGTCCGGCTTCGATCCCCTTCGGAGGGAGGTCGCGAAAATTGCACTTGAACGCCTCATGCAGGATGGGCGCATTCATCCGACTCGGATTGAGGAAGTCGTAGAAAAGGTCAAAGGCGACTTAGATAAGTTAATGAGAGACGATGCTGAAAAAGTCATCTTTGAAGTCGGTCTTTCAGATTTTCACCCTGAGATTGTCAAATTATTGGGTCGTCTGAAATATCGAACCAGTTATGGCCAAAATAATTTATATCATGCCAGGGAAGCATCATACATCTGTGGGATTATGGCTTCAGAGCTGGGGTTAGATGTGAAATTGGCTAAGCGTGGAGCCCTTTTGCATGATATAGGAAAAGTGGTTAGCCATGAAGAGGAGGGTACTCATGCGATGCTCGGGGCGGAATTGGCAAAGAAGTATGGAGAGTCGGAGCTCATTGTGAATGCCATTGCTGCCCATCATGAACAAGTTGAGCCGCTTTGTCCTGAATCGGTATTAGTGGCTGCGGCGGAAGCTCTTTCGGCCGCCCGCCCGGGTGCCCGACGCGAAACTCTCGAAGCCTATGTCAAGCGATTGGAAAAGCTGGAATCGTTAGCTACTGGGTTTACAGGGGTTGATAAGGCCTATGCCATTCAGGCTGGACGTGAAATTCGGGTAATAATTCGTCAGGGAGAATTAAACGACAGTGAAAGTTTTGCCCTGTCTCGAGATTTGGCCAAAAAGATTGAACAAGAACTGACATACCCTGGACAGATAAAGGTGACAGTCATTCGAGAAAATCGCTTTATCGAATTTGCCAAATAG